In one window of Bdellovibrio bacteriovorus W DNA:
- a CDS encoding hydrolytic enzyme (COG0596 Predicted hydrolases or acyltransferases (alpha/beta hydrolase superfamily)) produces the protein MKKHFLLALCSCALLIGCAHTYPSTSTTLPNLNNKVEIENTAAAKEGFDSLLSSYTYPFEVKYFEFESQNQKMKMAYMDIPSGKNTGKTIVLFHGKNFSGAYFHELILGLNQEGYRVIIPDQIGFGKSSKPASYQYSFQTLASNTKLLLDSLAVTNHFLLGHSMGGMLATRYTLMFPQGVKKLFLVNPIGLEDYKILTSYKPIDELYKNELQQTPESIKNYQMAHYYDRKWKSDYDRWTEIPIGWLKGPDKELIAWNAALTADMIFTQPVVYEFSQLQTPTVLIIGNRDTTAIGKAWATPEKQRLMGDYKVLGKKTAQAIQGSKLYELPGLGHLPFIENFELFWKNLVKELR, from the coding sequence ATGAAAAAGCATTTTTTATTGGCTCTTTGTTCCTGTGCACTTCTGATTGGATGTGCACACACTTATCCATCTACCTCGACAACTCTTCCGAACTTGAATAATAAAGTCGAAATAGAAAATACAGCCGCCGCCAAAGAGGGGTTTGATTCCCTACTATCTAGTTATACTTATCCTTTTGAAGTGAAGTACTTTGAATTTGAAAGCCAAAATCAAAAGATGAAGATGGCTTATATGGATATTCCCTCTGGAAAGAACACAGGTAAGACTATCGTTCTTTTTCACGGGAAAAATTTCTCTGGAGCTTATTTCCACGAACTGATTCTAGGTCTAAACCAAGAAGGTTATCGTGTGATTATTCCAGACCAAATTGGTTTCGGTAAATCTAGCAAGCCCGCGAGCTATCAGTACTCCTTCCAAACTCTAGCAAGTAATACGAAGCTACTTTTAGATTCATTGGCTGTTACCAATCATTTTCTTCTCGGTCATTCAATGGGTGGAATGCTCGCAACGAGATACACATTGATGTTCCCTCAAGGCGTGAAAAAACTTTTCTTGGTGAATCCCATTGGGCTTGAAGATTACAAGATCCTGACAAGTTATAAACCCATCGACGAACTGTACAAAAATGAACTCCAGCAAACACCGGAGTCGATTAAAAACTATCAAATGGCGCACTACTATGATCGAAAGTGGAAATCAGATTATGATCGTTGGACCGAAATTCCAATCGGATGGCTTAAAGGTCCAGATAAGGAGCTCATTGCTTGGAATGCGGCTCTTACAGCCGACATGATCTTCACTCAGCCCGTGGTTTACGAGTTCTCGCAGTTACAAACCCCCACGGTTTTAATTATTGGTAATCGAGACACAACGGCCATTGGTAAAGCGTGGGCAACCCCGGAGAAGCAAAGACTCATGGGTGACTATAAAGTCCTTGGTAAAAAGACGGCACAGGCTATTCAAGGCTCTAAGCTTTATGAACTTCCAGGACTTGGCCATTTACCTTTTATTGAGAACTTTGAACTCTTCTGGAAAAACCTTGTAAAAGAGCTCCGTTAA
- a CDS encoding hypothetical protein (COG0188 Type IIA topoisomerase (DNA gyrase/topo II, topoisomerase IV), A subunit): MKTLTKISVLSLMMGLYIGCSPVKFSLDDSKCKDSGCIVEQGQYSFNYSVTAGHGKVDILIVNDNSASMSFEQARLGERFRDFIGDLDARKIDYRIAMTTTDVSGSRGGKLLYFEANTPYLTPKNANREALFRNTLQRPETLACEKFIANWIRNHGGDRRSIDGPAYSAEYARNCPSGDERGIYAANLVVSNNPSSFIRNDAHLAVIFLSDEDVRSGLYNQGYDLHNLDQPATLVSTVKSKFGQAKYNSLSVHAIVVKDAQCLADQNNQVLDNYEPTRGLVTGSYGHVYLTFPNNGWGASANICSSNYQGELGAIRSNITDTIKDIMLNCSNPTNLVVTVSGANPGHWMEGKTLKFSQTLPAGASVNLSYKCSSLN; encoded by the coding sequence ATGAAAACACTCACCAAAATTTCTGTGCTTTCGTTAATGATGGGGCTTTATATTGGCTGCTCGCCTGTAAAGTTCTCTTTGGACGATAGTAAATGTAAAGACTCTGGATGTATCGTTGAACAGGGGCAATACTCCTTCAACTACTCCGTGACGGCTGGACATGGCAAAGTCGATATTCTTATCGTCAATGATAACTCGGCATCAATGTCATTTGAGCAAGCCCGTCTCGGTGAAAGATTCAGAGACTTCATCGGTGATTTAGACGCACGTAAAATCGACTATCGAATTGCAATGACAACAACGGATGTCTCGGGTTCACGTGGAGGCAAGCTTCTATACTTTGAAGCAAATACTCCTTACTTGACGCCAAAGAATGCAAATCGAGAAGCTCTTTTCAGGAACACTCTTCAGCGTCCAGAGACTTTGGCTTGTGAGAAGTTCATAGCGAACTGGATTCGTAATCATGGTGGTGATAGAAGATCTATTGATGGCCCAGCTTACTCAGCAGAGTACGCAAGAAATTGTCCATCAGGAGATGAGCGTGGAATTTACGCCGCGAACCTAGTGGTTTCTAATAATCCATCATCATTTATCAGAAACGATGCTCACTTAGCCGTGATTTTCCTTTCAGATGAAGATGTGCGCAGTGGTCTTTATAACCAAGGTTACGATCTTCACAATTTAGATCAACCAGCAACACTTGTAAGCACAGTTAAGAGCAAGTTCGGTCAAGCAAAATATAACTCGTTAAGTGTTCACGCGATTGTTGTAAAGGACGCGCAGTGTTTGGCAGATCAGAACAATCAAGTGCTTGATAACTATGAACCAACTCGTGGTCTTGTTACAGGTAGCTACGGTCATGTGTATTTAACTTTCCCTAATAATGGTTGGGGAGCTTCAGCAAATATTTGTTCTTCAAATTATCAAGGAGAGCTAGGAGCGATTCGTTCAAATATCACGGATACGATCAAAGACATCATGTTGAACTGTTCGAATCCAACAAACTTAGTAGTGACTGTTTCTGGAGCAAACCCAGGTCATTGGATGGAAGGAAAGACACTCAAGTTCTCTCAAACATTACCGGCAGGTGCATCAGTGAACTTGTCTTATAAATGTAGTTCTCTTAACTAA